Proteins encoded together in one Gemmatimonadales bacterium window:
- a CDS encoding glycosyltransferase family 39 protein, translated as MATSSGAHPRVQVPAERPGAATRAGGRARAALARGAPRFGWRAGLAVTACAAFFLALSFTSHRYWDEYFYLYSALAHAPRDLIALEVESGLFPIGFFSGKIGHVVLLRLLLDTFGTGQRALFAVQLCYALMSLGFVAAGYAVYRQLLDARRARRAALVLLFLPVTLYLGWKTLSEVPSLLLVTLASWAFLRSYRIGGAGGAAVGTSSRAAHLAAASIALALGALCRLTAVVAFGGLLAALLVAGDPRFRRAAVARRGALVGAGAFVLTTLGLWVVGGSDLSSVVLAWRVMTRPHPLERMYALVFFLQAFIVVLAFVPLPPWRRGLRLPSAWLAVSALPFLAGHEPRYYAPALLPLALLASVGLRRLGSLVFGSRRSWGWAVVLGAVVVADRLAFAPLMPYELNQRELTGAVEPLVAAGPAATPAATPAGTVLVPWTSDYGFLRIAFPRLNVVLCLSETNDSDYHWRGRPGPMRPRDGAWAGPGRYAGSRAELARLPGPWYYVGWTYNRPVLRARALLRRVGSHYLDDFSRRDLHSHLAGSWIWYDPALTLTPVARVGQYSVYRVTARAP; from the coding sequence ATGGCGACATCCTCCGGCGCGCACCCCCGCGTGCAGGTTCCGGCCGAGCGGCCTGGTGCCGCCACGCGCGCGGGCGGACGGGCCCGCGCCGCACTTGCGCGCGGGGCACCGCGCTTCGGGTGGCGCGCCGGCCTCGCGGTCACGGCCTGCGCCGCCTTCTTTCTCGCCCTGAGCTTCACGTCCCATCGCTACTGGGACGAGTACTTCTATCTTTACTCCGCGCTCGCCCACGCCCCGCGTGATCTGATCGCGCTCGAGGTCGAGAGCGGGCTTTTCCCGATCGGGTTCTTCTCCGGCAAGATCGGACACGTGGTGCTGCTCCGGCTCCTGCTCGACACGTTCGGGACCGGGCAGCGCGCGCTCTTCGCGGTTCAGCTTTGCTACGCGCTGATGTCGCTCGGCTTCGTGGCCGCTGGGTACGCGGTCTATCGACAATTGCTGGACGCACGCCGCGCCCGCCGTGCCGCGCTCGTGCTGCTCTTCCTGCCGGTGACGCTCTATCTCGGATGGAAGACCTTGTCCGAGGTGCCGAGCCTGCTCCTCGTGACGCTCGCGAGCTGGGCGTTCCTGCGGTCGTATCGCATTGGCGGGGCCGGGGGCGCCGCGGTCGGCACCTCGAGCCGCGCCGCCCATCTCGCGGCTGCAAGCATTGCCCTGGCGTTGGGCGCGCTCTGCCGGCTGACCGCGGTGGTGGCCTTCGGTGGGCTCCTTGCGGCGCTCCTTGTGGCGGGCGACCCGCGCTTCCGCCGGGCCGCCGTGGCGCGGCGCGGGGCGCTGGTGGGCGCGGGCGCGTTCGTGCTCACGACGCTCGGGCTCTGGGTCGTCGGCGGTTCGGACCTCTCATCGGTGGTGCTGGCGTGGAGGGTGATGACCCGGCCCCATCCGCTCGAGCGGATGTACGCGCTGGTGTTTTTTCTCCAGGCGTTCATCGTCGTGCTCGCGTTCGTGCCGCTGCCGCCCTGGCGCCGGGGCCTCCGGCTTCCGTCGGCGTGGCTCGCGGTCTCCGCGCTGCCGTTTCTCGCGGGACATGAGCCGCGCTACTACGCGCCCGCGCTGCTGCCGCTGGCCCTCCTCGCGTCGGTGGGCCTACGGCGACTGGGCTCGCTGGTCTTCGGATCGCGGCGGTCGTGGGGTTGGGCGGTGGTGCTCGGCGCCGTCGTCGTGGCGGACCGGTTGGCGTTCGCGCCGCTCATGCCGTACGAGCTCAATCAGCGCGAGCTCACGGGGGCGGTCGAGCCGCTCGTGGCCGCCGGACCCGCCGCCACGCCCGCCGCCACGCCCGCCGGCACGGTGCTCGTCCCCTGGACGTCCGACTACGGCTTCCTTCGCATCGCGTTTCCGCGGCTCAACGTGGTGCTCTGCCTCAGCGAAACGAACGACTCGGACTACCACTGGCGTGGCCGCCCCGGCCCGATGCGCCCGCGCGACGGGGCGTGGGCCGGCCCGGGGCGCTACGCCGGTTCCCGCGCCGAGCTCGCACGGCTCCCCGGCCCGTGGTATTACGTGGGGTGGACCTACAACCGGCCGGTGCTCCGGGCCCGCGCGCTCCTCCGGCGCGTGGGCAGCCACTATCTCGACGACTTCTCCCGGCGCGACCTGCATAGCCATCTGGCCGGCAGCTGGATTTGGTACGACCCGGCGCTCACGCTCACGCCTGTGGCGCGAGTCGGGCAGTACTCGGTCTACCGGGTGACGGCCCGCGCCCCTTGA
- a CDS encoding trypsin-like peptidase domain-containing protein, whose amino-acid sequence MRSLHALRSAVALGTALGWVAACGHDSRTAARDSGSRVETAATVPPAAGGSSTAPSGESHTASAPAAATPVAARTAGAAAADPAEQITVRVARQISPSVVSVRRQDALGSGIIIQSDGVIITNAHVVGSARQVQVGLADGRELNGEVLGRDPSVDVAVVRVDGHNLPAAPLADSDDLVPGQTAIAIGNPLGLERTVTVGVVSAVNRSPRGFGLEGLIQTDAAISPGNSGGPLLNSNGQVIGITTAVIAAPGASNLGFAVPINLANDIAHQVVTTGRITRAFLGIDYRDIDEILAQQFGLPVDQGIIVAAVGRGTPAARAGLRQGDIITELDGKPLKGGGELRKALRARKPGDTVTLTVLRPGGTSTVKATLSEMSLQ is encoded by the coding sequence ATGAGGTCACTTCATGCGCTCAGGTCGGCCGTGGCACTCGGCACGGCGCTGGGTTGGGTCGCAGCGTGCGGCCACGACAGCAGGACCGCCGCGCGCGACAGCGGATCCCGGGTGGAGACGGCCGCCACCGTGCCTCCGGCGGCGGGCGGCAGTTCGACCGCGCCGAGCGGCGAATCGCACACCGCGTCCGCCCCCGCTGCGGCAACACCGGTGGCGGCCAGGACCGCGGGCGCGGCCGCCGCCGATCCGGCGGAGCAGATCACGGTGCGGGTGGCGCGGCAGATCTCTCCCTCGGTGGTGAGCGTACGGCGCCAGGACGCGCTGGGCTCCGGGATCATCATCCAGAGCGACGGCGTCATCATCACCAACGCACACGTGGTAGGCAGCGCTCGGCAGGTGCAGGTCGGTCTGGCCGATGGACGCGAGCTCAACGGGGAGGTCCTGGGGCGGGACCCGAGCGTCGACGTGGCGGTGGTGCGGGTGGACGGGCACAACCTTCCGGCGGCACCGCTGGCCGATTCGGACGACCTGGTACCGGGCCAGACCGCCATCGCCATCGGCAATCCGCTCGGCCTCGAGCGCACGGTGACGGTCGGCGTCGTCTCCGCTGTCAACCGGAGTCCGCGCGGGTTCGGGCTCGAGGGCTTGATCCAGACCGACGCCGCGATCAGTCCCGGCAACTCGGGCGGCCCGCTGCTCAACTCGAACGGTCAGGTCATCGGGATCACGACGGCCGTCATCGCGGCACCCGGTGCCAGCAACCTCGGTTTTGCCGTTCCGATCAATCTCGCGAACGACATCGCGCACCAGGTGGTCACCACCGGCCGGATTACGCGTGCGTTTCTCGGGATCGACTATCGCGACATCGACGAGATCCTGGCACAGCAGTTCGGGCTGCCGGTGGATCAGGGCATCATCGTGGCGGCGGTGGGCCGCGGGACGCCGGCCGCGCGCGCCGGCCTGCGCCAGGGTGACATCATCACGGAACTCGACGGCAAGCCGCTCAAGGGCGGCGGCGAGCTCCGGAAGGCGCTTCGCGCTCGCAAGCCCGGCGACACCGTGACGCTCACCGTGCTCCGGCCGGGCGGCACGAGCACGGTGAAGGCCACGCTGTCGGAGATGTCGCTCCAGTAG
- a CDS encoding phospholipase D-like domain-containing protein: MIAFSWGGWALIAIGTIAVVVVLSTLLLPDHMPAMSVNATSEAGSEEFLAALSRYLNVPVLRGGTVHLLQNGDRFFPALLDAIHGARETVNFQVYIFESDEVGERFVAAFEERARAGIEVRVLLDGFGCIRFRKRDRDRLRRAGVKLEFFRPLTPFTLVRAFKRDHRRAMVVDGRVGFTGGAAIAYKWAGDARGPGEWRDSLTRITGPLVDGIQTAFGENWFYRTGEILTGEKFFPRAAAEVAAPAPVGSGPSGIALVSSPSDAAQPMRILLWLSFASARRRIWLSNSYFVPGDALRDVLMKQARAGLDVRLLLPGARTDAKPVRLAGHTHYEEMLAAGVRIFEYQPTMMHAKTVVVDERWAVTGSANMDRRSVKLNEENVIGVCDAAFAAEVERGLVEDFGRSHEVTLEEMRARGIGVRVLERVSRLLIEQY, encoded by the coding sequence GTGATCGCGTTCTCGTGGGGGGGCTGGGCGCTCATCGCGATCGGCACCATCGCCGTCGTGGTGGTGCTGAGCACCCTCCTCCTGCCCGACCACATGCCGGCGATGAGCGTCAATGCCACGTCCGAGGCCGGGTCGGAGGAGTTTCTCGCCGCGCTCTCTCGCTACCTCAACGTGCCGGTGCTCCGCGGCGGCACCGTGCACCTGCTGCAGAACGGCGACCGCTTCTTCCCCGCCCTGCTGGATGCGATTCACGGGGCGCGAGAGACGGTCAACTTCCAGGTGTACATCTTCGAGTCGGACGAGGTGGGCGAACGGTTCGTCGCCGCGTTCGAGGAGCGCGCCCGCGCCGGCATCGAGGTGCGGGTCCTGCTCGACGGGTTCGGCTGCATCCGCTTCCGGAAGCGCGATCGCGACCGGCTGCGGCGCGCGGGTGTCAAGCTCGAGTTCTTCCGGCCGCTCACCCCGTTCACCCTCGTCCGCGCGTTCAAGCGCGACCACCGGCGCGCCATGGTGGTCGACGGCCGGGTCGGCTTCACGGGCGGTGCCGCCATTGCGTACAAGTGGGCGGGCGACGCGCGCGGTCCCGGCGAGTGGCGCGATTCGCTCACGCGCATCACCGGCCCGCTGGTCGACGGCATCCAGACCGCGTTCGGCGAGAACTGGTTCTATCGCACCGGCGAAATTCTCACGGGCGAGAAGTTCTTCCCCCGCGCCGCCGCCGAGGTGGCGGCGCCCGCGCCGGTCGGGTCGGGGCCGTCCGGCATCGCGCTCGTAAGCTCGCCCTCCGATGCCGCGCAGCCGATGCGCATCCTGCTCTGGCTTTCGTTCGCCTCGGCACGGCGGCGGATCTGGCTGTCGAATTCCTACTTCGTGCCGGGAGATGCGCTGCGCGACGTCCTGATGAAGCAGGCACGCGCGGGCCTCGACGTCCGGCTGCTCCTGCCCGGTGCCCGGACCGACGCGAAGCCGGTGCGGCTCGCCGGCCACACGCACTACGAGGAAATGCTTGCTGCGGGGGTGCGGATCTTCGAGTACCAACCCACCATGATGCATGCCAAGACCGTCGTCGTGGACGAGCGGTGGGCGGTGACGGGCTCCGCCAACATGGATCGGCGCTCCGTCAAGCTCAACGAAGAGAACGTGATCGGCGTGTGCGACGCGGCGTTCGCCGCCGAAGTCGAGCGCGGGCTGGTCGAGGATTTCGGCCGCTCGCACGAAGTGACTCTCGAGGAGATGCGGGCGCGCGGGATCGGCGTGCGGGTGCTCGAGCGGGTTTCGCGGCTTCTGATCGAGCAGTACTGA
- a CDS encoding alanyl-tRNA editing protein, with protein MTERLYYTDAYLARFDAAVLERGDGGRRIYLDRTAFYPTSGGQPFDAGRLGESSIVNVIDEGERIAHLLDAPLDPAAARVEGVVEWARRFDHMQQHTGQHLLSAVLAELFGWATESVHFGAETSTLDLDAGAVSPEQMRAAETRANEIVWEDRPVTVSFEDAESAGGLRKASDRSGTLRIVSIGELDRSACGGTHVRATGAIGAILIRGTERVRKQARVEFVCGGRALRDAWRNRALVQSLAAAYSAAPADLPALVEAQRAELKGAEAARRALEQELDAHRARALHAATPADAAGLRRALVRDVEGGIERLRGLAQAYAAEPRSVLVGALAAPPALLVATSADSGIDAGARLQAVLGQVGGRGGGNARLAQGTVPDAAALARAVELLA; from the coding sequence ATGACTGAACGGCTCTACTACACCGACGCATATCTCGCGCGCTTCGACGCCGCCGTGCTCGAGCGCGGCGACGGCGGACGCCGCATCTACCTCGACCGCACCGCGTTCTATCCCACCTCCGGCGGCCAACCGTTCGACGCAGGGCGACTCGGCGAGTCGTCGATCGTAAACGTGATCGATGAAGGCGAGCGCATCGCCCACCTGCTCGACGCACCGCTCGACCCCGCGGCCGCGCGGGTCGAGGGCGTAGTGGAGTGGGCGCGGCGCTTCGATCACATGCAGCAGCACACCGGTCAGCACCTGCTCTCCGCCGTGCTGGCCGAGCTGTTCGGCTGGGCGACGGAGAGCGTGCATTTCGGCGCGGAGACCTCGACGCTCGACCTTGATGCCGGCGCCGTGTCGCCCGAGCAGATGCGCGCCGCGGAGACGCGCGCCAACGAGATCGTGTGGGAGGATCGCCCGGTTACCGTGAGCTTCGAGGACGCCGAGTCGGCCGGCGGGCTGCGCAAGGCGTCGGACCGGAGCGGGACGCTCCGCATCGTGAGCATCGGCGAACTCGACCGGAGTGCCTGCGGCGGCACGCACGTCCGTGCGACGGGCGCCATCGGCGCCATCCTGATCCGCGGGACCGAGCGGGTGCGCAAGCAGGCGCGCGTCGAGTTCGTCTGCGGAGGGCGAGCGCTGCGCGACGCCTGGCGCAATCGCGCGCTCGTGCAATCGCTCGCCGCCGCGTACTCGGCCGCCCCGGCCGATCTGCCGGCGCTCGTCGAGGCGCAACGGGCCGAGCTCAAAGGGGCGGAGGCGGCGCGGCGCGCGCTCGAGCAGGAGCTGGACGCGCATCGCGCGCGGGCGCTTCACGCCGCCACGCCGGCCGATGCCGCCGGCCTTCGCCGGGCGCTCGTCCGGGACGTCGAAGGCGGCATCGAGCGGCTGCGCGGGCTGGCGCAGGCGTATGCGGCGGAGCCCCGCAGCGTGTTGGTGGGCGCGCTGGCCGCGCCGCCAGCGCTTCTCGTCGCCACCTCGGCCGACAGCGGCATCGACGCGGGCGCCCGCCTCCAGGCGGTGCTCGGCCAGGTAGGGGGGCGCGGCGGAGGCAACGCGCGATTGGCGCAGGGCACCGTGCCGGATGCGGCGGCGCTCGCGCGGGCCGTCGAGCTGTTGGCGTGA
- a CDS encoding lytic transglycosylase domain-containing protein → MRAPMVEPPAAEDSSVPSRAARSGTRGGARDPRGPSRGFVIALAVLCAAGAVLVLPIDWPTAPDGLRPASVADRAPPPPPAGDTSAADLDSAALDSAALDSASLERAAIARFAAVPLARVFRRHTPEVGTARRIARSVVAEARRMRVAPSLIAALVLIENPDLDPDTVSSRGATGLMQVMPFHAGEYGCPSDDLTDIEANICHGARVFAQYLRRSGTVRGALLRYNGCPPSAKQSPCARYPGIVLRTAGRVRHELLIYADAESLHAARAASR, encoded by the coding sequence ATGCGAGCCCCGATGGTCGAGCCGCCGGCAGCGGAAGACTCGAGCGTCCCCTCGCGCGCCGCGCGCAGCGGCACGCGTGGCGGCGCGCGCGATCCGCGAGGGCCGAGCCGCGGCTTCGTGATCGCGCTCGCTGTGCTCTGCGCCGCCGGCGCGGTGCTCGTGCTGCCGATCGACTGGCCGACCGCGCCCGACGGCCTCAGGCCCGCATCGGTCGCGGATCGCGCGCCCCCGCCCCCGCCCGCGGGTGATACGTCGGCGGCGGATCTCGACAGCGCCGCGCTCGACAGCGCCGCGCTCGACAGCGCCTCGCTCGAGCGCGCCGCCATCGCCCGCTTTGCCGCGGTACCGCTCGCCCGCGTCTTCCGCCGCCACACGCCCGAAGTGGGCACCGCCAGACGCATCGCGCGCTCGGTCGTCGCGGAAGCGCGCCGCATGCGCGTGGCACCCAGCCTCATCGCCGCGCTCGTGCTCATCGAAAATCCCGACCTCGACCCTGACACCGTGAGCAGCCGCGGCGCCACCGGGCTCATGCAGGTGATGCCGTTCCACGCCGGCGAGTACGGCTGTCCGTCGGACGATCTCACCGACATCGAGGCGAACATCTGCCATGGCGCGCGGGTGTTCGCGCAATATCTCCGGCGCAGCGGCACCGTGCGCGGCGCGCTGCTGCGCTACAACGGCTGCCCGCCCTCGGCCAAGCAGTCCCCATGCGCGCGGTACCCCGGGATCGTGCTCCGAACGGCAGGACGCGTGCGCCACGAGTTGCTGATCTACGCCGACGCCGAAAGTTTGCACGCCGCGCGCGCCGCATCTCGGTAG
- a CDS encoding peroxiredoxin — protein sequence MAVRLGDEAPDFTADTTEGPIRFHDWKAGKWAVLFSHPRDFTPVCSTELGAVAALKPEFDRRDTRVIGLSVDPLDSHARWSDDIRELTGHKLNFPVVADPDRAISNLYDMIHPNASETHTVRSVFVIGPDNKVKLTLTYPASTGRSFEELLRVLDSLQLTATHSVATPADWKDGDDVIILGTVSDEEATRRFPRGFQKKKAYFRLTPQPNR from the coding sequence ATGGCCGTTCGTCTGGGCGACGAGGCGCCCGATTTCACCGCCGACACGACCGAGGGACCGATCCGCTTTCACGACTGGAAGGCGGGCAAATGGGCAGTGCTCTTTTCTCACCCCAGGGACTTCACGCCGGTCTGCAGCACCGAGCTGGGCGCCGTGGCCGCGCTCAAGCCCGAATTCGACCGGCGCGACACCCGCGTGATCGGGTTGAGCGTCGATCCGCTCGATTCGCACGCCCGCTGGAGCGACGACATCCGGGAGCTCACCGGCCACAAGCTCAACTTCCCGGTGGTGGCCGATCCCGACCGGGCGATCTCGAACCTGTACGACATGATCCATCCGAACGCGAGCGAGACCCACACCGTGCGCTCGGTGTTCGTGATCGGTCCCGACAACAAGGTGAAGCTCACGCTCACCTATCCGGCCAGCACCGGACGCAGCTTCGAGGAACTGCTCCGCGTGCTCGACTCGCTGCAGCTCACCGCCACCCACTCCGTGGCGACCCCCGCCGACTGGAAGGACGGCGACGACGTGATCATCCTCGGCACCGTGTCGGACGAGGAGGCCACGCGGCGCTTTCCGCGCGGCTTCCAGAAGAAGAAGGCGTACTTCCGGCTCACGCCGCAGCCCAATCGCTGA
- a CDS encoding endonuclease/exonuclease/phosphatase family protein, giving the protein MTFPLTRLDGDPRVAQWRDAVGAPLEVDAPAAHHPRGPSTHGTLLIVTWNLWIGRGRLHEVIPRARAACAAPGAPADGAPVVVLLQEAVRAGDAVPEASPQSTGVRHRPRRELPECDVADLARSLGYTLRYAPSMRNGAARSDRGCAILSSLPLEDAVAWELPFSYQRRVALAATVRLAGGRRVRVASAHLDNRGGRPRDILGVGGRGRQAEMLVQRLTARLPADVPVALGADLNLARGRREHTWRALAEAGFRNGLPERPPRWRHTFHRVPRLNLDWLLVRDVGSSLARVEVHRLDETPLDRGRYVFGSDHHPLAARIEVAPRAPEPA; this is encoded by the coding sequence GTGACCTTTCCGCTTACCAGGCTCGACGGCGATCCGCGCGTCGCTCAGTGGCGCGATGCGGTCGGCGCTCCGCTCGAGGTGGATGCGCCGGCGGCCCATCACCCGCGTGGTCCGTCGACGCACGGCACCCTTCTCATCGTCACCTGGAATCTCTGGATCGGCCGCGGGCGACTGCACGAGGTGATTCCACGCGCGCGTGCCGCCTGCGCGGCCCCCGGCGCGCCCGCGGACGGCGCGCCCGTCGTCGTGCTGCTCCAGGAAGCGGTCCGCGCGGGCGACGCCGTTCCAGAGGCGAGCCCGCAATCCACCGGCGTGCGCCACCGGCCTCGCCGCGAGCTGCCCGAGTGCGACGTCGCGGATCTCGCGCGGAGTCTGGGCTACACGCTCCGCTACGCGCCGTCGATGCGGAACGGCGCCGCGCGCAGCGACCGCGGCTGCGCCATCCTCTCGTCGCTGCCGCTCGAGGACGCGGTCGCCTGGGAATTGCCGTTCTCGTATCAGCGGCGCGTGGCGCTCGCCGCCACCGTGCGCCTCGCGGGCGGCAGGCGGGTGCGCGTCGCCAGCGCGCACCTCGATAACCGGGGCGGGCGCCCGCGCGACATCCTGGGCGTGGGCGGCCGCGGCCGCCAGGCGGAAATGCTGGTGCAGCGACTCACCGCCCGCCTTCCGGCCGACGTTCCCGTGGCGCTCGGCGCCGACCTCAACCTCGCGCGTGGCCGCCGCGAGCACACCTGGCGCGCGCTGGCGGAAGCGGGCTTCCGCAACGGCCTGCCGGAGCGGCCGCCCCGCTGGCGGCACACCTTTCATCGGGTGCCGCGCCTCAATCTCGACTGGCTGCTCGTGCGCGACGTGGGGAGCTCGCTCGCGCGAGTGGAGGTGCACCGGCTCGACGAAACGCCGCTCGACCGGGGCCGCTACGTGTTCGGATCGGACCACCATCCGCTCGCCGCGCGGATCGAGGTCGCCCCTCGAGCGCCCGAGCCCGCGTGA
- the tatC gene encoding twin-arginine translocase subunit TatC, translating to MTEPRVDGEMPFLDHLEELRWRIIWSLAAVVVAVGAAFGALLNFDVIGWLEQPIAPYLSGHKLVYTHPGDPFQIILEAAVILGLVAALPVLLYQIWAFVSPALYRHERRVAVGVAAGAILLFVAGVCLAYFVVLPLAIPWLLSFGMTSLQPMITASEYFGFVFSLVLAFGVAFELPVAILGLAALGIVTPQFLVRYRRHAIVAAVIVGAFLTPGDLIWTTIAMTVPLYLLYELSIVLSYGVYRARQRRAAREAVEEAGHRAEPPDMPPPAAAPTGGPSLIA from the coding sequence ATGACCGAGCCCCGTGTGGACGGCGAGATGCCGTTCCTCGACCATCTGGAGGAGCTGCGCTGGAGGATCATCTGGTCGCTGGCGGCCGTCGTGGTCGCGGTCGGCGCGGCGTTCGGCGCGCTGCTCAACTTCGACGTGATCGGGTGGCTGGAGCAGCCGATCGCGCCGTATCTCTCCGGGCACAAGCTGGTCTACACCCATCCGGGCGATCCGTTCCAGATCATCCTCGAGGCCGCCGTCATCCTGGGTCTCGTCGCCGCGCTGCCCGTCCTCCTCTACCAGATCTGGGCCTTCGTCTCCCCCGCGCTCTACCGGCACGAGCGGCGGGTGGCGGTGGGCGTTGCGGCCGGCGCCATTCTGCTCTTCGTGGCGGGCGTATGCCTCGCGTATTTCGTGGTGCTGCCGCTCGCGATTCCCTGGCTGCTGAGCTTCGGCATGACGTCGCTCCAGCCGATGATCACGGCGAGCGAGTACTTCGGCTTCGTCTTCAGCCTCGTGCTCGCATTCGGCGTGGCGTTCGAGCTCCCCGTCGCCATTCTCGGGCTCGCGGCGCTCGGCATCGTGACGCCGCAGTTCCTGGTCAGGTATCGGCGCCATGCCATCGTCGCGGCGGTGATCGTCGGCGCCTTCCTCACACCCGGCGACCTCATCTGGACCACGATCGCGATGACGGTGCCGCTCTACCTTCTCTACGAGCTGAGCATCGTGCTCTCGTACGGTGTGTACCGGGCTCGGCAACGGCGCGCCGCGCGCGAGGCGGTGGAGGAGGCCGGGCACCGCGCTGAGCCGCCCGACATGCCGCCGCCCGCGGCGGCGCCCACCGGCGGCCCCAGCCTCATCGCGTGA
- a CDS encoding DUF1440 domain-containing protein has translation MERWQRRMRRMNEPVGASLVRGVVAGVAAGWVMGRVTTWLYERESASVRDAEDDARGGSTAYQTAARKGAEAFGAHFSTSEAKKVGTGIHWALAAGAGMAYAALRRRMAHPGLLSALEFGLAFWLVMDEVMVPALGLTPGPTAFPWQTHARGLAGHLAFAEAAEAALSVMPRGA, from the coding sequence ATGGAGCGGTGGCAGCGGCGGATGCGGCGGATGAACGAGCCGGTGGGCGCGAGTCTCGTGCGCGGAGTCGTGGCGGGTGTCGCCGCGGGCTGGGTGATGGGCCGGGTCACGACATGGCTGTACGAGCGGGAGTCGGCGTCGGTGCGCGACGCCGAGGACGACGCGCGCGGCGGCTCGACGGCCTACCAAACCGCGGCGCGCAAGGGCGCGGAGGCGTTCGGCGCGCATTTCTCGACCAGCGAGGCGAAGAAGGTCGGGACCGGCATCCACTGGGCGCTCGCGGCCGGCGCGGGCATGGCATACGCGGCGCTCCGCCGCCGGATGGCCCATCCCGGTCTGCTCTCGGCCCTCGAATTCGGGCTCGCCTTCTGGCTGGTGATGGACGAAGTCATGGTGCCGGCGCTCGGGCTCACGCCCGGTCCCACGGCGTTTCCCTGGCAGACGCACGCGCGCGGTCTCGCCGGCCATCTCGCTTTCGCCGAGGCGGCGGAGGCGGCGCTCTCGGTGATGCCGCGCGGCGCCTGA